One Prodigiosinella aquatilis DNA window includes the following coding sequences:
- a CDS encoding 3-oxoacyl-[acyl-carrier-protein] synthase III C-terminal domain-containing protein — translation MLLNIVDIEVAFAPKIQTIAQAVEQLGLSKIDGKMFERFYGLKQFPHDDDQPLAALMAPVLSGIADRHPDLVGRLKLCVHCHTIPTISPFNDSPLAGLVNHFFGPTTECASYTMSHCATGLVALEQTATMLEEGESAIVLIAEKAFHQWVQLIPATTIMGEAACAVLITRTGRQLNVLQTTTTRDGRFSINSGHRQEHDPTLFQQCYFDFVQHHITTSLTKSGMDMSEIKYLVPHNVNRSSWKEIGKNMMFPADLVFLDNVSRYGHCFGADPFINLMRLIVEGRLAEGDKVMLISVGLGATASSAVIECHLQHWKP, via the coding sequence ATGTTGCTTAATATTGTGGATATCGAGGTTGCCTTCGCCCCTAAAATTCAGACTATCGCACAGGCTGTTGAGCAATTGGGCTTGTCGAAAATTGATGGCAAAATGTTCGAACGCTTTTATGGCCTAAAGCAGTTTCCTCATGATGATGACCAACCGCTGGCCGCACTGATGGCGCCAGTACTGTCGGGTATCGCCGATCGTCATCCTGATCTGGTCGGTCGGCTGAAGCTGTGCGTCCATTGCCATACTATCCCCACGATCTCCCCGTTTAATGATTCGCCACTGGCTGGGCTGGTAAACCATTTTTTTGGTCCAACCACAGAGTGCGCCAGTTATACCATGAGTCACTGCGCTACCGGATTGGTAGCACTGGAACAAACGGCGACCATGCTGGAAGAGGGCGAAAGCGCGATTGTGTTGATTGCAGAGAAAGCCTTCCATCAGTGGGTACAGCTGATCCCTGCGACTACGATTATGGGCGAAGCCGCCTGCGCCGTTTTGATCACTCGTACCGGCAGGCAGCTTAATGTGTTACAGACCACTACCACGCGCGACGGGCGTTTCAGCATCAATAGTGGTCATCGTCAGGAACATGATCCGACACTTTTCCAGCAATGCTATTTTGATTTCGTCCAGCACCATATTACGACCAGCCTGACGAAAAGTGGGATGGATATGTCGGAGATAAAATATCTGGTTCCCCATAACGTTAACCGCTCTTCGTGGAAAGAGATCGGCAAGAATATGATGTTTCCTGCCGATCTGGTCTTCCTCGATAATGTTTCCCGCTATGGGCACTGTTTCGGGGCCGATCCCTTCATCAATTTAATGCGGCTGATCGTCGAAGGTCGCTTGGCTGAAGGTGACAAGGTGATGCTCATCAGCGTCGGGCTGGGCGCAACCGCGTCATCAGCCGTGATC